In Moorella sp. Hama-1, a single genomic region encodes these proteins:
- a CDS encoding endonuclease MutS2, translating to MGERFLNKSYLKLELDKVLARLEGCCLSPLGAERVRALAPSRDLDVVRRRQEATGEGDRVLLRYPDLPLGNFHDLRPEINRAAAGAILEGQELLRVAATLAAGRRLRQFLLGLEGDWPVLQGLAGGIGDFRQLEKAIAAAIGPDGLVLDQATPRLASLRQQIRQAQGRIKERLDGYLHSAEMQKYLQDNLFTIRNDRYVLPVKQEYRQQVPGLIHDQSASGATLFIEPMALVELNNELRRLQAAEAREVEAILQHLSNLIGGQKEELLVTLETLGELDFTLAKGRLSQAMAALPPRLNAAGCWRIRQGRHPLLGGRVVPVSLTLGEDFNTLVITGPNTGGKTVTLKTVGLFTLMAQCGLHLPAADGTEVDATAAVYADVGDEQSIEQSLSTFSSHMAQIVTIIRAAEPGSLVLLDELGAGTDPTEGAALAMALLDHLAALGARTIATTHYSELKAYAYATPGVKNAAVEFDSQTLQPTYNLLIGAPGESNAFAVAARLGLPPELIDRARGLLSEENQRVSRLIAGLAEDRRASARERAAAASLRQEAEAARAALEKEKQEWQQQAARQLEKAREEARTILRRTRYEVREIMARVEKALAEENLRGQQRELTKARQRLKELEDGTGSALERYRPAIAGRPPENLQAGDKVYLASWGQAGEVLSPPGEQGEVLVQVGALKVNIPLKELRLVKAESRKDRAPAGGGVNSGGWTVKAAVNDDLRPEIDLRGLTVDEACLRVDEYLDDAILAGLNRVSLIHGKGTGALRVALQDYLRQHPLVKGFRLGGAGEGGSGVTVVDIGR from the coding sequence ATGGGGGAAAGGTTTTTGAATAAGTCCTACTTAAAGTTAGAACTGGATAAGGTCCTGGCCCGGCTGGAGGGGTGCTGCCTGTCGCCCCTGGGAGCGGAGCGGGTCCGGGCCCTGGCACCTTCCCGGGACCTGGATGTGGTGCGCCGGCGCCAGGAAGCCACTGGCGAGGGTGACCGGGTACTGCTGCGTTACCCGGATCTGCCCCTGGGTAACTTCCATGACCTGCGCCCGGAGATTAACCGGGCGGCGGCCGGGGCCATCCTGGAAGGACAGGAGCTCCTCCGGGTAGCAGCCACCTTGGCGGCCGGGAGGCGCCTGCGCCAGTTTCTCCTGGGCCTGGAAGGTGACTGGCCCGTCCTGCAGGGACTGGCCGGGGGGATCGGTGACTTTCGCCAGCTGGAGAAGGCCATCGCTGCCGCTATTGGTCCCGATGGTTTGGTGCTGGACCAGGCCACCCCGCGGCTGGCCAGCCTGCGCCAGCAGATCCGCCAGGCCCAGGGCAGAATCAAAGAGCGCCTGGATGGTTACCTGCACTCGGCGGAGATGCAGAAATACCTCCAGGACAACCTCTTTACCATCCGCAATGATCGCTATGTCCTCCCCGTCAAGCAGGAATATCGCCAGCAAGTCCCCGGCCTTATCCACGACCAGTCCGCCAGCGGGGCCACCCTGTTTATCGAGCCCATGGCCCTGGTGGAGCTGAATAATGAACTCAGGCGCCTCCAGGCGGCCGAAGCCAGGGAGGTAGAGGCCATCCTGCAACACCTGAGCAACCTCATCGGCGGACAAAAGGAGGAGTTGCTGGTCACCCTGGAAACCCTGGGGGAGCTGGATTTCACCCTGGCCAAAGGCCGCCTCAGCCAGGCCATGGCGGCCTTGCCACCGCGACTCAATGCCGCCGGTTGCTGGCGTATCCGCCAGGGCCGCCACCCCTTACTGGGGGGGCGGGTAGTGCCGGTCAGCCTGACCCTGGGGGAGGATTTTAATACCCTGGTCATTACCGGACCCAATACCGGTGGTAAGACCGTCACCCTGAAGACGGTAGGGCTGTTTACCCTCATGGCCCAGTGCGGCCTGCACCTGCCGGCGGCCGACGGTACCGAAGTCGACGCTACGGCCGCCGTTTACGCCGATGTCGGCGACGAGCAGAGTATCGAGCAGTCCCTGAGTACCTTCTCCTCCCATATGGCCCAGATCGTGACCATCATCAGGGCCGCGGAGCCGGGAAGCCTGGTTCTCCTGGACGAGCTGGGGGCCGGTACTGACCCCACCGAAGGGGCGGCCCTGGCCATGGCCCTCCTGGATCACCTGGCGGCCCTGGGCGCCCGGACCATCGCCACCACCCATTACAGTGAACTCAAGGCCTACGCCTACGCCACGCCGGGGGTGAAAAACGCCGCCGTGGAGTTCGACAGCCAGACCCTGCAGCCGACCTATAACCTGCTCATCGGCGCCCCCGGCGAGAGTAATGCCTTTGCTGTGGCCGCCCGCCTGGGCCTGCCCCCGGAACTAATCGACCGGGCCCGGGGGCTTTTGAGCGAGGAGAACCAGCGGGTCAGCCGCCTGATTGCCGGCCTGGCGGAAGACCGGCGCGCCAGCGCCCGGGAACGGGCCGCGGCCGCCTCCTTGCGCCAGGAGGCCGAAGCCGCCCGGGCAGCCCTGGAAAAGGAAAAGCAGGAATGGCAGCAGCAGGCCGCCCGGCAACTGGAAAAGGCCCGGGAGGAGGCCCGGACAATCCTGCGCCGGACCCGGTATGAGGTCCGGGAGATCATGGCCCGGGTTGAGAAAGCCCTGGCCGAAGAAAACCTGCGCGGCCAGCAGCGGGAGTTGACCAAAGCCCGCCAGCGGTTAAAGGAGCTGGAGGACGGGACGGGGTCCGCCCTGGAACGCTACCGCCCGGCCATTGCGGGACGGCCGCCGGAGAACCTCCAGGCCGGGGATAAGGTGTACCTGGCGTCCTGGGGCCAGGCCGGCGAGGTCCTCAGCCCCCCCGGCGAGCAGGGCGAGGTCCTGGTGCAGGTCGGTGCCTTGAAGGTGAATATTCCCTTGAAGGAACTGCGCCTGGTTAAAGCCGAGAGCCGCAAAGACAGGGCGCCGGCCGGTGGGGGAGTTAATAGCGGTGGCTGGACGGTCAAGGCGGCGGTTAATGATGACCTGCGGCCGGAGATCGACCTGCGGGGCCTGACCGTGGACGAAGCTTGTCTCCGGGTGGACGAATACCTGGACGACGCCATCCTGGCGGGTTTGAACCGGGTCAGCCTGATCCACGGCAAGGGTACCGGCGCCTTACGGGTGGCCCTCCAGGACTACCTGCGCCAGCACCCCCTGGTCAAGGGTTTCCGCCTGGGCGGGGCCGGCGAAGGGGGCAGCGGCGTTACGGTTGTTGATATTGGCCGCTAA
- a CDS encoding DUF3656 domain-containing U32 family peptidase: MHKPELMAPAGNPETLKAAIANGADAVYLGGQQFNARAGAANFDREQMVAAIEYAHERDCRIYVTVNILLADEELPAALDYLYFLGEARADGIIVQDLGLVALARRILPELPLIGSTQMTITNAAGARYLQGLGFQRVVLGRELSLADISAISRQVKIELEAFVHGALCFSYSGQCLLSSMVGGRSGNRGRCAQPCRLAYTLVDENGRPLEAKPEHLLSTRDLYTLDRVPALLAAGVGAFKIEGRLRRPEYVAVVTRAYRRIIDRYLADPEGFAVSPAEGEEVAQIFNRDFTPGYLAGDPGADLMGYGRPSNRGLYLGRAGQRQGGRWQVHLEAPLSRGDGLDVWVSRGGHQGMVVHHLWQEGREIATAPAGATVALELPPATRPGDRIFKTSDAGLLEEIRRTYTLPREEPRVPLTMTVRARPGAPLELEVRDPGGRRVTVQTGVAAAVAKRHPLDKATLSSQLGRLGNTPYKLEHLEATLEGPVMVPLSELNRVRREAITLLREERLQAWPRRVPDRETFRAARERYLTRGVLVEATATPQLVAGERQAGAFTGNGRGRKGAAVGGSLARATPALNPCTTQVRPGLAVAVGDGDGARTALEAGARRVYLAGEVWQGKKPLDASGLRELLALAREKGAELIPALPRLWHEEETRLVNRHLEQLRAAGAGLILVANPGGLELLQQHHLTGWGDYPLNVFNAAAVKDLIDAGLVGVTLSPELNLEQLRELRARTVGLPLEAIVHGSLPLMVSAHCVLGARLGGKKTGRACTAPCRRGYYGLKDRLGLVFPIATDRQCRFYLYNPKEMSLVDHLAAIAALGLNWVRLEAREKPPGYIRRLTGLYREALAALGTKEESRILAAAAREAEDLAPAGITRGHYFRGVI, from the coding sequence ATGCACAAACCAGAACTCATGGCCCCGGCAGGTAACCCGGAGACCCTGAAGGCAGCCATTGCCAACGGGGCTGACGCCGTTTACCTGGGGGGGCAACAGTTTAACGCCCGGGCGGGAGCGGCCAACTTTGATCGCGAACAGATGGTGGCCGCGATAGAGTACGCCCATGAAAGGGATTGCCGTATTTACGTAACCGTAAATATTCTCCTGGCGGATGAAGAACTGCCCGCAGCCCTGGATTACCTCTATTTCCTGGGGGAGGCGCGGGCGGATGGTATCATTGTTCAGGACCTGGGTCTGGTCGCCCTGGCCAGAAGAATCCTGCCGGAATTACCCCTCATCGGCAGTACCCAGATGACCATAACCAATGCCGCCGGTGCCCGGTACTTACAGGGGCTGGGTTTCCAAAGGGTCGTCCTGGGCCGGGAGCTCTCCCTGGCCGACATCAGCGCCATCAGCCGCCAGGTGAAGATTGAACTGGAGGCCTTTGTCCATGGCGCCCTGTGTTTCTCCTATTCCGGCCAGTGCCTTTTGAGCAGTATGGTGGGAGGCCGCAGCGGCAACCGCGGCCGCTGCGCCCAGCCCTGCCGCCTGGCTTACACCCTGGTGGATGAGAACGGCCGGCCCCTGGAGGCCAAACCAGAACACCTCTTAAGCACCCGCGACCTCTACACCCTGGACCGGGTGCCAGCCTTGCTGGCTGCCGGGGTGGGGGCCTTTAAGATTGAAGGCCGCCTGCGGCGGCCGGAGTATGTGGCCGTAGTTACCCGGGCCTACCGGCGGATTATTGACCGCTACCTGGCGGACCCGGAGGGGTTTGCAGTTTCCCCAGCCGAGGGGGAAGAGGTGGCCCAGATTTTTAACCGCGATTTTACACCGGGTTACCTGGCCGGCGACCCGGGCGCCGATCTCATGGGGTACGGCCGGCCCAGCAACCGGGGCCTTTACCTGGGCCGGGCCGGCCAACGCCAGGGAGGGCGCTGGCAGGTGCACCTGGAGGCTCCTTTAAGCCGGGGGGACGGCCTGGATGTCTGGGTCAGCCGGGGCGGCCACCAGGGAATGGTCGTCCATCACCTCTGGCAGGAAGGGCGAGAGATCGCTACTGCCCCGGCAGGAGCTACCGTGGCCCTGGAGTTGCCGCCGGCCACCAGACCGGGGGACCGTATCTTTAAAACCAGCGATGCGGGGCTCCTGGAGGAGATCCGGCGGACCTATACCTTGCCCCGGGAAGAGCCGCGGGTGCCCCTGACCATGACCGTCAGGGCCCGGCCGGGAGCCCCCCTGGAACTGGAGGTCAGGGATCCGGGGGGCCGCCGGGTCACGGTGCAGACAGGAGTGGCTGCCGCCGTAGCAAAACGCCACCCCCTGGACAAGGCTACCCTGAGCTCCCAGCTGGGTCGCCTGGGCAACACTCCCTACAAGCTGGAGCACCTGGAGGCCACCCTGGAGGGGCCGGTGATGGTTCCTTTGAGCGAATTAAACCGGGTGCGCCGGGAGGCCATTACCCTGCTGCGCGAAGAGCGCTTGCAAGCCTGGCCACGGCGGGTACCGGACCGGGAGACCTTCCGGGCTGCCCGGGAACGATACCTCACCCGGGGGGTACTGGTGGAGGCAACAGCTACTCCCCAATTGGTGGCAGGAGAAAGGCAGGCCGGGGCGTTTACGGGGAATGGTCGGGGTAGGAAGGGAGCGGCGGTTGGCGGCAGCCTGGCCCGTGCCACTCCGGCGTTGAACCCGTGTACCACCCAGGTACGCCCCGGCCTGGCAGTGGCCGTGGGCGATGGGGATGGCGCCCGCACTGCCCTGGAGGCCGGCGCCCGACGGGTCTACCTGGCCGGCGAGGTCTGGCAGGGTAAAAAACCCCTGGACGCCTCCGGCCTGCGGGAATTACTGGCCCTGGCCCGGGAGAAGGGGGCGGAGCTTATCCCGGCCCTGCCGCGCCTGTGGCATGAGGAGGAAACCCGGCTGGTCAACCGGCACCTGGAGCAGCTCCGGGCCGCCGGGGCCGGGTTAATCCTGGTAGCCAACCCGGGCGGGCTGGAGCTTCTGCAGCAGCACCACCTGACGGGGTGGGGCGATTACCCCCTGAATGTTTTTAATGCCGCCGCAGTGAAGGATCTAATTGACGCCGGGCTGGTGGGGGTAACCCTGTCGCCGGAACTAAACCTGGAGCAGTTGCGGGAGTTGCGGGCGCGAACGGTAGGTCTACCCCTGGAGGCCATCGTCCACGGTTCCCTGCCCCTGATGGTCTCGGCCCATTGCGTCCTGGGAGCGCGCCTGGGGGGCAAAAAAACGGGCCGGGCCTGCACGGCCCCCTGCCGCCGGGGGTATTACGGCCTCAAGGACCGCCTGGGTCTGGTATTTCCGATAGCCACGGACCGGCAGTGCCGCTTTTACCTTTATAACCCCAAAGAAATGAGCCTGGTGGATCACCTGGCAGCCATCGCCGCGCTGGGTTTGAACTGGGTGCGCCTGGAGGCCCGGGAAAAGCCTCCCGGTTATATCCGCCGCCTTACCGGCCTCTACCGGGAGGCCCTGGCCGCCTTGGGGACGAAGGAGGAGTCGCGTATCCTGGCGGCAGCCGCCCGGGAGGCGGAAGACCTGGCCCCGGCAGGCATTACCCGCGGTCACTACTTCCGCGGCGTTATTTAA
- a CDS encoding sigma 54-interacting transcriptional regulator, which yields MEIVKTITGKCRMCYACIRNCPVKAIKVVDGQARVVPELCIACGHCIQVCAQKAKLVEREVEKTEGYLAAGRVIACLAPSFVAEFHPAWPGQVVTALKKMGFAEVHEVAYGAHLVTLEYQKYLREAGERQGLISTPCPAVVNLASKYFPCLLPQLVPVVSPMIALGRYLKIRKGPDTRVVFIGPCVAKKGEAGDEEVAGAIDAVLTFPEIKEMLAAREIDIATCGDSDFDNEPAYLGRLYPVGGGLLRSAGIDADILTNQVLVVEGRDDCLDFLKAVNEGKMVPQMADMLFCKGCINGPMQENSFSTFRRKKIVAEFTRQGLKEAPPRPLDLTGINLRREFHDRSAFFPRPSEVDIRAILAELGKYTPEDELNCGACGYPSCREKAIAVYHGLAENRMCLPYLISQLEKSNLHLRQELKAFQGQFGQLVGNSVAMQEVYRLIEKVAKTDATVLIRGESGTGKELVARAIHYNSWRSEAPFVSINCAALPETLLESELFGHARGAFTGAVTAKKGLFEEAHEGTIFLDEIGDISLGLQGKLLRVLQEGEFLRVGETRPTRVNVRVLAATNRDLEEAVKEGSFRPELLYRLNVITIWLPPLRERRDDIPLLARHFLEKSCQRLGKEVNGFTHEAMDALVRAEWPGNVRELENVIERAVILTEGKKIELGDLPRQFRNIAASASGWAYTRGMSFKEAVSAYESRLILQALEESQGVQARAAEILGLKRSTLNEMIKRYKLAGRKNGTK from the coding sequence ATGGAAATAGTGAAAACTATCACAGGTAAATGCCGGATGTGTTACGCCTGTATTCGTAATTGCCCGGTCAAGGCCATTAAGGTTGTCGACGGCCAGGCCAGGGTAGTGCCCGAACTCTGTATTGCCTGTGGTCACTGTATCCAGGTGTGCGCCCAGAAGGCCAAACTGGTAGAACGCGAAGTGGAGAAGACGGAAGGGTATCTGGCCGCCGGCCGGGTTATTGCCTGCCTGGCACCTTCCTTTGTAGCCGAATTTCACCCCGCCTGGCCCGGGCAGGTGGTGACTGCTTTAAAGAAGATGGGCTTTGCCGAGGTGCACGAGGTGGCCTACGGCGCTCACCTGGTGACCCTGGAGTACCAGAAATACCTCCGGGAAGCCGGCGAACGCCAGGGCCTCATCAGCACCCCCTGCCCGGCGGTAGTCAACCTGGCAAGCAAATACTTCCCCTGCCTGCTACCCCAACTGGTGCCGGTGGTCTCGCCCATGATCGCCCTGGGGCGTTACCTGAAGATCCGTAAGGGACCGGATACCCGGGTGGTCTTTATCGGTCCCTGTGTGGCCAAAAAAGGTGAGGCTGGCGATGAAGAGGTGGCCGGGGCCATAGACGCCGTGCTTACCTTTCCGGAAATCAAGGAAATGCTGGCCGCCAGGGAGATTGACATCGCCACCTGTGGTGACAGTGACTTTGACAATGAACCAGCTTACCTGGGACGCTTATACCCTGTTGGCGGCGGCCTCCTCCGGAGCGCCGGTATCGACGCCGACATCCTGACCAACCAGGTCCTGGTGGTGGAAGGCCGGGATGATTGCCTGGATTTCCTAAAGGCCGTCAACGAGGGTAAAATGGTCCCCCAGATGGCTGATATGCTCTTCTGCAAAGGGTGTATCAACGGCCCCATGCAGGAGAACAGCTTTTCTACTTTCCGCCGCAAGAAGATCGTTGCCGAGTTTACCCGCCAGGGCCTGAAGGAAGCCCCACCCCGGCCCCTGGATCTCACCGGGATCAACCTGCGCCGGGAATTCCACGACCGGAGCGCTTTCTTCCCCCGGCCCAGCGAGGTGGATATCCGGGCCATCCTGGCCGAGCTGGGTAAGTACACCCCCGAGGATGAACTCAACTGTGGCGCCTGCGGTTACCCCTCCTGCCGGGAAAAAGCCATTGCCGTCTACCACGGCCTGGCGGAAAACCGGATGTGCCTGCCTTACCTGATCTCCCAGCTGGAAAAAAGCAACCTCCACCTGCGCCAGGAACTCAAGGCCTTTCAGGGCCAGTTCGGCCAGTTGGTGGGCAATAGCGTGGCCATGCAGGAGGTCTATCGCCTGATTGAAAAGGTGGCCAAAACCGATGCTACAGTGTTAATCCGGGGGGAGAGCGGCACCGGTAAGGAACTGGTGGCCCGGGCGATTCATTATAACAGCTGGCGCAGTGAAGCCCCCTTTGTCAGCATCAACTGCGCCGCCCTGCCGGAGACCCTGTTGGAAAGCGAGTTGTTCGGCCACGCCCGGGGCGCTTTTACCGGGGCGGTCACGGCTAAAAAGGGACTCTTTGAAGAAGCCCATGAAGGTACCATCTTCCTGGATGAGATTGGTGATATCAGCCTGGGGCTCCAGGGCAAGCTGCTGCGGGTCCTCCAGGAGGGGGAATTCCTGCGGGTGGGTGAAACCCGGCCGACCCGGGTCAATGTCCGGGTCCTGGCGGCGACCAACCGCGACCTGGAGGAAGCCGTCAAAGAGGGGTCCTTCCGGCCGGAACTCCTGTACCGCCTCAACGTCATCACCATCTGGCTGCCGCCCCTGCGGGAGCGGCGCGATGACATCCCCCTGCTGGCCCGGCACTTCCTGGAAAAATCCTGCCAGCGTCTGGGAAAAGAGGTAAACGGCTTTACCCACGAAGCCATGGACGCCCTGGTGCGGGCCGAGTGGCCGGGCAACGTCCGGGAACTGGAGAATGTCATCGAACGAGCCGTTATCCTGACCGAGGGTAAAAAGATTGAACTGGGTGACCTGCCGCGGCAGTTCCGCAACATAGCGGCCAGCGCTTCGGGATGGGCCTATACCCGGGGCATGAGTTTCAAAGAGGCTGTCTCAGCCTACGAATCCCGTCTTATTCTCCAGGCCCTGGAAGAGAGCCAGGGAGTGCAAGCCCGGGCGGCGGAGATCCTGGGCCTGAAGCGCAGTACTCTGAACGAAATGATTAAACGCTATAAGCTGGCGGGCCGGAAAAACGGTACGAAGTAA
- a CDS encoding UbiD family decarboxylase, with translation MEFREYLQKLQAAGQLVTIDKEIQLNFELASILDTMLQQNRPVGLFQNVAHPSGIPVVGGLLGNMERIALALGTEPAGISRKLELALANLIDPVVVDNPPWKQHVFQGEEINLEEQLPIPWHNKGDAGPYVTAGIMISKDPTTGRQNYSYNRLQLKGPRKFGIMMNAWRHIAWFYQELEKRNEPLPVAVAIGVDPAVEIATGFRIEEDEASLAGAIDGRPLPVSKCHTVDLLAPAGAEIVIEGFVPPRRRETEGPLAEFTGHFGEVYQNPVFEVTSLSYRDKPIFRTIVPGSFEHIYLGNVLPREIMLRNMTTHASPNVRNVHLTPYSGGFMAVIAIDKKNEGEPKNIALAALMTHVNIKVAVVVDTDVDIYQPSDILWAIATRVDAKRDIFTVPYAQGMENDPTTGPDGTHTKLAIDATLALDLKNEYKRVRYPRVDLDKILPGLKG, from the coding sequence ATGGAGTTCAGAGAGTACCTGCAAAAGCTACAGGCTGCCGGTCAACTGGTCACCATCGATAAAGAGATTCAACTCAACTTCGAGCTGGCCAGCATCCTGGATACCATGCTGCAGCAAAACCGGCCCGTAGGTTTGTTCCAGAACGTTGCCCACCCCTCGGGAATCCCCGTTGTCGGCGGCCTGCTGGGGAATATGGAACGCATCGCCCTGGCCCTGGGCACGGAACCGGCCGGGATCAGCCGGAAACTGGAACTCGCCCTGGCCAATCTCATTGACCCGGTGGTAGTGGACAACCCCCCGTGGAAACAGCATGTCTTCCAGGGCGAGGAGATCAACCTGGAAGAGCAACTGCCCATTCCCTGGCATAATAAAGGGGATGCCGGTCCCTATGTAACCGCCGGGATCATGATCAGTAAAGACCCGACTACCGGCAGGCAGAACTACTCCTACAACCGCCTGCAGTTGAAGGGCCCCCGGAAGTTCGGCATCATGATGAACGCCTGGCGCCATATTGCCTGGTTTTACCAGGAACTAGAGAAACGGAACGAGCCCCTGCCCGTGGCCGTGGCCATTGGCGTGGACCCGGCCGTGGAGATCGCCACCGGCTTCCGGATTGAAGAGGACGAAGCTAGCCTGGCCGGCGCTATCGACGGCCGGCCCCTGCCGGTAAGTAAATGCCATACAGTCGATCTCCTGGCCCCGGCCGGGGCGGAGATCGTCATCGAGGGCTTTGTACCGCCCCGCCGCCGGGAGACGGAGGGCCCCTTGGCCGAGTTCACCGGCCACTTTGGCGAGGTCTATCAAAACCCGGTTTTCGAGGTCACATCCCTGAGCTACCGGGACAAGCCTATTTTCCGCACCATAGTACCTGGATCCTTTGAGCATATCTATCTAGGGAACGTCCTACCCCGGGAAATTATGCTGCGCAATATGACCACCCATGCCTCGCCCAATGTCCGGAATGTTCACCTCACCCCCTACAGCGGCGGTTTTATGGCGGTAATCGCCATCGACAAAAAGAATGAGGGCGAGCCTAAGAATATTGCCCTGGCGGCTTTGATGACCCACGTCAATATCAAGGTGGCCGTGGTGGTGGATACCGACGTTGACATCTACCAGCCGAGTGATATCCTCTGGGCCATCGCCACCCGTGTCGACGCCAAAAGGGATATCTTTACCGTTCCCTACGCCCAGGGCATGGAGAACGACCCCACCACCGGTCCCGACGGCACCCATACCAAGTTGGCCATTGATGCCACCCTGGCCTTGGACCTCAAAAACGAGTACAAACGCGTTCGCTATCCCCGGGTGGACTTGGACAAGATCCTGCCCGGCTTGAAGGGGTGA
- a CDS encoding flavodoxin family protein has product MAVKILGLCGSPRKGATESVLREALQEAATLPGIETELVTLRGKKVQPCTGCNYCKSHKTRCNVQDDMQALFNTFVAADAFLVASPVYVMGPTPQLAAFFSRLRPIHHVFPGALRNKVGGAIAVGGTRNGGQEVTVNTIINYLLTRGLVVVGGEIGGYAGGKVWSQDRVEGAGEDNIGMETVRGLARRVAELALLLQAGKEAGAAGVQGNQQ; this is encoded by the coding sequence TTGGCAGTCAAAATATTAGGCCTGTGCGGGAGCCCGCGAAAGGGGGCGACGGAGTCCGTCCTCCGGGAAGCTTTGCAGGAAGCGGCAACCTTGCCGGGAATCGAGACCGAGCTGGTAACTCTGCGGGGGAAGAAGGTCCAGCCCTGTACCGGGTGTAACTACTGCAAGAGCCATAAGACCCGTTGTAATGTCCAGGACGATATGCAGGCGCTTTTTAATACCTTTGTGGCTGCCGATGCCTTCCTGGTGGCCTCGCCGGTATACGTAATGGGGCCGACGCCCCAGCTGGCTGCCTTTTTCAGCCGCCTGCGGCCTATCCACCATGTCTTTCCCGGCGCCCTGCGCAATAAAGTAGGCGGGGCCATCGCCGTGGGCGGGACCAGGAACGGCGGCCAGGAGGTTACTGTCAATACAATTATCAATTACCTCCTTACCCGCGGCCTGGTGGTTGTAGGCGGTGAGATTGGCGGTTACGCCGGCGGTAAGGTCTGGTCCCAGGATAGAGTTGAGGGGGCCGGGGAGGATAACATCGGTATGGAGACCGTCCGCGGCCTGGCCCGCCGGGTTGCCGAACTGGCCCTGCTCCTGCAGGCCGGCAAGGAAGCCGGTGCAGCCGGGGTACAGGGGAACCAGCAGTAA
- a CDS encoding SGNH/GDSL hydrolase family protein, which yields MPSIDLIGMGDSLTWGYPFGPEVSWLELAARETGLKVLNQGISGETTGEMLARFDRDVVRLEPRTVTIMGGTNDAWAGYTVAEVGGNIRTMVAKALQAGIEPVVCLPPPLCLTGSDIPASFLKKMAGLLAAYRAACQDLARDRRLKLLDFYTPLLDPATGWGRKEYFADDAHPSVEGYRTMAAVAVPLFRKLCSGTS from the coding sequence ATGCCGTCTATCGATCTCATCGGTATGGGGGACAGCCTGACGTGGGGTTACCCCTTCGGGCCGGAGGTTTCCTGGCTGGAGCTGGCGGCCCGGGAAACCGGCCTTAAGGTACTTAACCAGGGTATTAGCGGGGAGACGACGGGGGAGATGCTGGCTCGTTTCGACCGGGACGTAGTCCGGCTAGAACCCCGGACGGTGACCATCATGGGCGGTACCAACGACGCCTGGGCGGGTTATACCGTCGCCGAAGTGGGCGGTAACATCCGGACTATGGTCGCAAAAGCCCTGCAGGCTGGTATCGAGCCGGTAGTCTGCCTGCCACCGCCCCTTTGTCTAACCGGTTCTGACATACCGGCATCATTCTTAAAGAAGATGGCGGGTTTGCTGGCCGCCTACCGCGCGGCCTGCCAGGATCTGGCCCGTGACCGGAGGCTAAAGCTGCTGGATTTTTATACCCCCCTCCTGGACCCGGCTACCGGCTGGGGCCGTAAGGAATATTTCGCCGACGACGCCCACCCCAGTGTAGAAGGATACCGGACCATGGCCGCCGTAGCCGTGCCTTTATTCCGGAAATTGTGCAGCGGTACCAGCTAA
- a CDS encoding type II toxin-antitoxin system HicA family toxin, with the protein MAKYPELKYRQVLQLLQDFGVRIVRMKGSKHACLNSKGHKFTFDLHPSQAAWPVLVKALVKRAGISEEDFEAWLSKNG; encoded by the coding sequence ATGGCTAAGTATCCTGAACTTAAATATCGCCAGGTCTTGCAGTTATTACAGGATTTCGGTGTTAGAATAGTCCGGATGAAGGGATCCAAACATGCCTGCTTGAACAGTAAGGGGCATAAATTTACTTTTGATCTGCACCCAAGTCAGGCGGCGTGGCCGGTTCTAGTTAAAGCACTGGTGAAAAGAGCAGGAATAAGTGAAGAGGACTTTGAAGCATGGTTGAGTAAAAATGGGTAG
- a CDS encoding type II toxin-antitoxin system HicB family antitoxin has translation MASMGKIQTSGLKFTGKFTPCKEGYLGECLEIDAVVEGKTLEEARKLLQEAVKFHIEVFGLEEFIQSQKAVYETFEVSNG, from the coding sequence ATGGCATCTATGGGTAAAATACAAACCTCCGGCCTTAAGTTTACTGGTAAATTTACTCCTTGTAAGGAAGGTTATCTTGGCGAGTGTCTAGAGATAGATGCAGTAGTCGAAGGAAAAACACTAGAGGAAGCCAGAAAGCTGCTTCAGGAAGCAGTAAAATTCCATATTGAAGTTTTTGGCCTGGAGGAATTTATCCAGTCTCAGAAGGCTGTTTACGAAACTTTTGAGGTAAGTAATGGCTAA